TGGGTCGACCCCAGGCTGCCTCGCCGCGCCTATGTCGTCACCTGGGTCGACGACGTCGCGACGGGCGTCTTCCTGCAGCGTGCCGAGCAGCGGGTCATCGCCCGCGCGCAGTGCTCCTGGTGCGAGGACGTCACGCTGCGCAACGACGTGCAGCTGTACGTCGCCCGCAAGGCAGGGCCTGCCGGTCGCAAGGGCGACACCATCGGCACCCTCGTCTGCACCGAGTTCGGATGCTCGCAGAACGTCCGCGTGCTGCCGCCGCTGGCGTACGACGGCTACGACAGGGAGCTGGCTCGCGAGCTCCGCATCCTGAAGCTGCAGGAGCACGTCGCGGCGTTCATCGCCGCCGTGCGGGGCTGACGCCTCACACGACGTCGATCCTCGCGACCGTCTCCTCGTCGTCGCACGCGCCGCCGACCCACAGCCGGACGGCGCCGGACTCGACCCGGCGCACGCCGTCGAGTCCGGTGAAGGCGAGGCGGTCGATCGGCACGTCGAAGGACACGATCTCTTCGGCACCGGGCGCGAGCGCGACCCGTCGGTAGCCCACCAGCTGGGCGAGCGGACGGGTCACGCTCGCGACCTCGTCGTGCGCGTAGAGCTGCACGACGTCGGTCGCCTCGACGTCGCCGGTGTTGCGCACCCGCACGGTGGCCCGCATGGTCTCCCCGGCGCTGACGGTCGAGGGCGCCGTCAGATCGTCGTAGGTGAACGTCGTGTAGCTGAGGCCGAAGCCGAAAGGCCGCACCGGCGTCGGGTCGGCGCTGGTCACATCCGTGCGCCCGCCGAGCACCGGATGCAGGTACGAATACGGCTGCGCACCCCCCGATCGGGGGAGCGAGACCGGCAGACGACCAGACGGGGCGACGCGTCCGCTCAAGAGCGCGGCCAGTGCGGGCGCGCCCTCCTCGCCGGGGAAGAACGTCTGCAGCACCGCCGCCGGCAGCGGACCGGTCGCCGCGGTCGTCGAGACCTCGGCATCGACCGCTCCGAGACCGACGAGGGTGCCGGCAGCGCCGGCCCGCGGGGGCAGCGCCCAGTCGAGCACGTACGGCCGCCCGGTCATCGCGATCAGGACGACGGGGGTGCCCGTCGCGAGGATCGCCTCGACGAGTGCGCGCTGGATGCCGGGGAGCTCCAGGTCCTCGACGTCGTTGCCCTCGCCGACCGTGCCGCGACCGAACAGCCCGGCGCGGTCGCCGACGACCACGATCGCGAGGTCCGCGGCGGCGGCGGTCTCGACGGCCGCGGGGATGCCCGATCGGTCGTCGCTCTCGACGTCGCATCCGGCAGCCGAGGTGATCTCCGCCCGGGGGAACTCCTCGCGGAGCGCGTCGACCACGGTCGGCAGGGCGATGCCGGCCGGAGTGCCGGGATGATGCGCGAGGACGTGGTTCACGAACGAGTAGCAGCCCATCAGCGCCTCGGTGCTGTCGGCGTTGGGACCGATGACCGCGATCCGCGACGATGTCGACGGGTCCAGCGGGAGGGAGCCGTCGTTGCTGAGCAGCACGACGGACTCCTCGGCGAGACGCCGTGCGAGGGCGCGGTGCTCGGCCGGGTCGAGGTCGATCGCCGTCGGAGGCGTGCTGAAGTCGGCATCCAGCAGTCCGAGCTCCTCCTTCTGAGCGAGCACGCGGCCGACCGCTCGATCGAGGATGTCGGGTGACAGCCGGCCGTCGCGGACCTGTTCCGCCAGGGTGACGTAGGCGTCGGGGGAGGGGAGCTCGACGTCGATGCCGGCGGTCAGCGCGAGCCGAGCGGCGTCGGCGGAATCGGCCGCGACCTTGTGCATGCTGCGCAGGAAGTCGACCGCGAAGTAGTCCGAGACGACGACGCCGTCGAACCCCCAGCGCTCACGCAGGACGCCGGTGAGGTACCGGGGGTCGGCGGTGACGGGAACGCCGTCGATGTCGACATAGGAATTCATCACGCTACGGGCGCCGCCCTCGCGGATCGCCATCTCGAACGGCGGCAGCAGCACGTCCTCGATCTCCCGCTGTCCGGCGCTCACGGGCGCGTGATTGCGTCCCGCCTTCGACGCCGAGTACCCGACGAAGTGCTTCAGCGTCGCATGGACGCCCTCGCTCTGGAGGCCCCGGATGTACGCGGTGCCGACGGTGCCCACGACCAGTGGATCCTCTGCGATGCACTCGTCGACCCGTCCCCAGCGGGGGTCCCGGATGACGTCGAGCACCGGAGCCAGACCCTGATGGATGCCGAGCGTGCGCATCGACGCGCCCACCGCGCGCCCGACCTCCTCCACGAGGTCCGGATCGAACGAGGCTCCCCAGGCGAGCGGGGTGGGGAAGGTCGCGGCCTTCCAGGCGGCCAGACCCGTCAGGCACTCCTCGTGCACGATGGCCGGGATGCCGAGTCTGGTCTCCTGCTGCAGCCGACGCTGCTCGGCCCACAGCCAGTCGGCTCGCTCGACCGGATCCACCGGCCGGGTGCCGTAGACGCGGGTGAGGTGGCCGATCCCATGCGCCGCGGCGTCTTCGTACCGGGTGGAGCTCTTCTTCTCGCCGGCCATCGGGGCGACGACCTCGTCGCCCTGGTCGACCCAGAAGCCGACGAGCTGCGCCTGCTTCTCGTCGAGGGTCATCCGCGCCAGGAGCGCCTCGACGCGGGGGGAGTGGCCGGCGGCGCCGGGGGACTGCGACATCATGTTCTCTTTCTCGATCTCGGGTGTCATCTGCGCGTGCGCACCGGTGTCAGCCCTTGACAGCACCGGTGAGCCCTCCCACGATGCGCCGCTCGAACAGGCTGAAGAAGATCAGCGCGGGGATCATCGACAGCGAGGTGAACGCGAGCACCTTGGCCGTGTCGACGGAGTACTGGGACGCGAACGACTGCACGCCGAGCGGCAGCGTGAACGCCGAGGCGTCGTTGAGGATGAACAGCGGCAGCAGATAGCCGTTCCAGCTGCCGATGAACGCCAGGATGCCGGTCGTGATCACCCCGGGGAGGGAGAGGGGCAGCACCATCCGCCAGAAGAAGCCGAGCCGGCTGCATCCGTCGATGAACGCCGCCTCCTGGATCTCATCCGGGATGGCACGGAGGAACGGGACGAGGATGATGATCGTGGTCGGCAGGGCGAAGGCGATCTGCGGCAGGATCACTCCGCCGAGGGAGTTCATCAGCCCGAGGCTGCGCACCACGATGTAGAGCGGGGTGATCGCGACGGTCAGCGGGAACATGAGGCCCGCGGCGAAGAATGCGTAGAGCACTCCGCGCCCCGCGAACCGGTATCTCGCCAGCACGTAGGCCGCCATCAGTCCAAGGGCCACGACGCCGACGGTGGTCGCGAGGGCGACGATCGTGGAGTTGAGCACCTGGCGCCAGAACACGCCGCCCGTGAGCACGTCGAGGTAGTTCCCGATCGCCCACGGGTCGGGGAGACCTGCGGGGTCGGTCGTGATCTGGGCGTTCGTGCGGAAGCCCCCGACGATGATGTACGCGATGGGCGCCAGCATCAGGCCGACCGCGATCAGCGCGACGAAGTACACCGCAGGGTTCGCCCACGGCAGTCGGGGCTTCGGGGCGCGCCCTGGGCGCTGGGTGACGAGCACCGAGGTGGCGGTCATCGGACGGACTCCTTCTCGAGTTCGGGGGCGACCTGCGGGTCGGGGGCTGTGCGTGAGCGTCGACGTCCGGACGAGCCTGTGAGCGCGCCCTCGGTGTCGCGGCGCAGCACGGCGCGCTGGTAGATCAGCGCGACGACGAGCGAGATGACGAACAGTACGACCGCGACCGCGTTGCCGTAGCCGAAGTTCCCGGCGTTCCGGCCCTCCGAGACCATGTAGGTGGCCATCGTCGAGGTGCCGGCGGTCGAGGCGATGTACTGCCCCCAGATGATGTAGACGAGGTCGAACAGCTGCAGCGAGCCGATGATCGAGAGGAACGCCCAGATGCGCAGGGTCGGCGCGAGCAGCGGCAGGGTGATCTGCCACTGGATCTGCCAGTACGACGCCCCGTCGATCGCCGCGGCCTCGTGCAGCTCCTCGGGGATGCCCTGGAGGCCTGCGAGGAAAAGAATGACGGCGAAGCCGACGTACTTCCACGTGATGATGGCCATCAGGGTCCAGATCGCGATGCCGGGGTCGGACAGCCAGTCGGTCGCGAGCGCACCGAGCCCGATCTTCTCCAGCAGCGCGTTGAAGGCGCCGTTGGTCTGGAGCATCAGGCTCCACCCCGTGCCCACCACGACCTCGGAGATCACGTACGGGATGAAGATCAGCACGCGGATCAGCGACTGCCCCCGCATCCGCCGGTTCAGCAGCAGAGCGAGGAGGATCGCCGCCGGACCCTGCAGCACGAGCGAGAGCACCAGGATGATGCCGTTGTGCGCGAGGGCGTCGTGGAACAGCGGGTCCTGGAGGATCGTCAGGTAGTTCTTCAGGCCGACGAACTCGGTCGGCGGACCGTACCCCTGCCAGCTGAAGAAGCCGTAGTACGCGGCCATCAGCACGGGGAAGATCACGAACGCGAGGAAGACGACCAGGGCGGGCCCGGCCAGAAGGATCACTTCCAGCCGGGCGACCGCCTCACGCCTTCGCCGCGGCATCCTGAACGGCCTTGACGATGTCCTCCGGGGTGCCCTGGCCCGAGAGCATGGTCACCACGGCGACGTTCAGCGCGTTGCCGACGTTCTGGCCGTAGACGGTGTCCAGCCACTGGGTCGCGTAGGGCGCCGCGTTGTAGGCCTCGAGGATGTCCTGCAGGTACGGCTCGGTGACCGCCTCCTGGGCGACCGTGTTGACCGGCGGCGCGTTGAACGCCTTGTAGTACTCGGTCTGCACGTCGGAGGTGCCGAGGTAGTTGAGGAAGTCGACGCAGGCGTCGGGGGCATCCACCGAGCACGAGTACCCGTCGACGCCGCCCATCATCGAACCGGGTTCGCCGTCACCGCCCTCGACCTCGGGGAACGGGAACCAGCTGAGGTCGGGCAGCGGCTTCTGGTCGGGGGTGAGCGAGCCGATCACGCCAGGGTTCCACGCGCCCATCAGCTCCATCCCGGCCTTGTGGTTGGCGATCAGGCCCGCCGAGCTGCCGGCGCCCTGCTGGGCGGTGGTCGTCAGGAAGCCGGCGTTGAACGGCTCGGTCGCCGCGAACGCCTCGAGGTCCTCGCCCGCGCGGATCCAGCAGTCGTCGCTGAAGTCCATCTCGTCTGCGGCCGTGGCGAGCGTGTCCGAGCTGCACTCGCGCAATGCGAACCAGTAGTACCAGTGCGCTGCCGGCCAGGCATCCTTCGCGCCGAGTGCGATCGGGTCGATGCCGGCCGCCTTCAGGGCCTCGGTCGCCTCCTCGAGCTCGTCGAGGGTGGTCGGGTTCTCGGTGATGCCCGCCTGGTCGAAGAGGTCCTGACTGTAGAAGAGTCCGCCGGGGAGCACGGCGACGGGCATCGCGTAGACCTTGTCGTCCAGGCTGCTCGCCGAGTATGCGGCATCCGGGATCTCGTCGGCCGCCGGGCCGTCGATCGCCTCGGTGAGGTCCTTGAGCTGGCCGGCCTTGACCATCGCCGCCATCTTGCCGCCGCCGCGCTGCAGGAAGATGTCGGGAGCGTCGCCGGAGTTCAGGGCGGTCTGCAGCTTGCCGTCGAGGTCCTCGTTCTGGATCGACTGGACCTCGATCGTGACACCGGGGTTGTCGGCCTCGAAGTCCGCGACCGTCTTCTCCCAGAACTCGACGCCGGGACCGGTCGTGGAGTTGTGCCAGAGCGTCATCGAGGTGTCGCCGCCGTCGCCGGTGCCTGACGAGTCCGCGGTGCAGCCCGAGAGCGCGAGCGCTCCGACGGCCAGCACCGTGACCGCGGAGGCGAGGGGGAGCCTTCTGCTGTTCATGTGATCGTTCTCCTCATCGAGTTGCGCGCCGCGTCACTGCGGGGCGCCTGCGGACACTCGGGGGTGAGACCGCAGTGGGATGCAGTCTTCTTCCGCTCGCGACGATCGTCAAACGTTTTCGAAAACAGTTTCCACGCGGGCACGCGCGCGGCTACGCTGACGTCCCATGGGGGCACGCACCACGATCCACGACGTCGCGAAAGCGGCAGGGGTGTCGGTGTCGACCGTCTCCAAAGCGGTGAACGGCCGGTACGGGATCGCCGACGCGACGGTCCAGCGCGTGCTGGATGCCGTCAAGCTGCTCGGCTACGAATCGAGCCTCGTGGCGAGCAGCATGCGAGCCAGGCGCACCGGGGTGATCGGGGTGCTGCTTGCGGACTTCGAGCCCTTCAGCGCCGAGATCCTGAAGGGGGTCGGCACGGCGGTGCACGACACGGCCTTCGACCTCCTCGCCTACAGCGGCTCGCACCTCGGCGCGGGCGACGGCTGGGAGCGCCGGTCTCTGAGCAGACTGTCCGGGACTCTGATCGACGCGGCCATCATGGTGACCCCCACCGTTGTCAGTGCAGGCACCGAGATCCCGGTCGTGGCGATCGACCCGCACACCGGGCGGGCCGACCTCCCCACGGTGGAGTCCGACAGCTTCGGAGGCGCGCTCGCCGCGACCAGGCACCTGATCGAACTCGGGCACCGGCGGATCGGCTTCCTCGCCGGGCGGCCGGACCTGCGATCGGCGGGCCTGCGCGACGCGGGCTACCGACGTGCGCTCTCCGATGCGGGGATCCCGCTCGATCCCGCGCTCGTCGGGATCGGCCGATACGAGCTGGAGGCGACGCGCGCCTCAGCCCATGCGATGCTGAGCGCCGGGTCCCGGCCGACAGCGATCTTCGCGGCGAACGATCTGTCGGCGATCGCCGTGATCGACGTCGCGCACGAGCTGGGGCTGCGGGTGCCGGACGACCTGTCGGTGATCGGATTCGACGACGTCCCCGAGGCCACCAGGCGGGCGCTGCCGCTGACGACGATCCAGCAGCCGATGCGCCGGCTCGGAGCGGTCGCGGCGGAGATGGTCTTCACGCTGCTCGCCGGCGGCGAGATCGACGAGTTG
This genomic interval from Microbacterium hydrocarbonoxydans contains the following:
- a CDS encoding LacI family DNA-binding transcriptional regulator, encoding MGARTTIHDVAKAAGVSVSTVSKAVNGRYGIADATVQRVLDAVKLLGYESSLVASSMRARRTGVIGVLLADFEPFSAEILKGVGTAVHDTAFDLLAYSGSHLGAGDGWERRSLSRLSGTLIDAAIMVTPTVVSAGTEIPVVAIDPHTGRADLPTVESDSFGGALAATRHLIELGHRRIGFLAGRPDLRSAGLRDAGYRRALSDAGIPLDPALVGIGRYELEATRASAHAMLSAGSRPTAIFAANDLSAIAVIDVAHELGLRVPDDLSVIGFDDVPEATRRALPLTTIQQPMRRLGAVAAEMVFTLLAGGEIDELNVILPTRLVVRATTAAPPR
- a CDS encoding carbohydrate ABC transporter permease, whose translation is MTATSVLVTQRPGRAPKPRLPWANPAVYFVALIAVGLMLAPIAYIIVGGFRTNAQITTDPAGLPDPWAIGNYLDVLTGGVFWRQVLNSTIVALATTVGVVALGLMAAYVLARYRFAGRGVLYAFFAAGLMFPLTVAITPLYIVVRSLGLMNSLGGVILPQIAFALPTTIIILVPFLRAIPDEIQEAAFIDGCSRLGFFWRMVLPLSLPGVITTGILAFIGSWNGYLLPLFILNDASAFTLPLGVQSFASQYSVDTAKVLAFTSLSMIPALIFFSLFERRIVGGLTGAVKG
- a CDS encoding carbohydrate ABC transporter permease produces the protein MPRRRREAVARLEVILLAGPALVVFLAFVIFPVLMAAYYGFFSWQGYGPPTEFVGLKNYLTILQDPLFHDALAHNGIILVLSLVLQGPAAILLALLLNRRMRGQSLIRVLIFIPYVISEVVVGTGWSLMLQTNGAFNALLEKIGLGALATDWLSDPGIAIWTLMAIITWKYVGFAVILFLAGLQGIPEELHEAAAIDGASYWQIQWQITLPLLAPTLRIWAFLSIIGSLQLFDLVYIIWGQYIASTAGTSTMATYMVSEGRNAGNFGYGNAVAVVLFVISLVVALIYQRAVLRRDTEGALTGSSGRRRSRTAPDPQVAPELEKESVR
- a CDS encoding FBP domain-containing protein; translation: MRPIDERTLRASFLNASRKEVSDLTLPPGFAELEFEKLDYVGWVDPRLPRRAYVVTWVDDVATGVFLQRAEQRVIARAQCSWCEDVTLRNDVQLYVARKAGPAGRKGDTIGTLVCTEFGCSQNVRVLPPLAYDGYDRELARELRILKLQEHVAAFIAAVRG
- a CDS encoding glycoside hydrolase family 3 N-terminal domain-containing protein; protein product: MMSQSPGAAGHSPRVEALLARMTLDEKQAQLVGFWVDQGDEVVAPMAGEKKSSTRYEDAAAHGIGHLTRVYGTRPVDPVERADWLWAEQRRLQQETRLGIPAIVHEECLTGLAAWKAATFPTPLAWGASFDPDLVEEVGRAVGASMRTLGIHQGLAPVLDVIRDPRWGRVDECIAEDPLVVGTVGTAYIRGLQSEGVHATLKHFVGYSASKAGRNHAPVSAGQREIEDVLLPPFEMAIREGGARSVMNSYVDIDGVPVTADPRYLTGVLRERWGFDGVVVSDYFAVDFLRSMHKVAADSADAARLALTAGIDVELPSPDAYVTLAEQVRDGRLSPDILDRAVGRVLAQKEELGLLDADFSTPPTAIDLDPAEHRALARRLAEESVVLLSNDGSLPLDPSTSSRIAVIGPNADSTEALMGCYSFVNHVLAHHPGTPAGIALPTVVDALREEFPRAEITSAAGCDVESDDRSGIPAAVETAAAADLAIVVVGDRAGLFGRGTVGEGNDVEDLELPGIQRALVEAILATGTPVVLIAMTGRPYVLDWALPPRAGAAGTLVGLGAVDAEVSTTAATGPLPAAVLQTFFPGEEGAPALAALLSGRVAPSGRLPVSLPRSGGAQPYSYLHPVLGGRTDVTSADPTPVRPFGFGLSYTTFTYDDLTAPSTVSAGETMRATVRVRNTGDVEATDVVQLYAHDEVASVTRPLAQLVGYRRVALAPGAEEIVSFDVPIDRLAFTGLDGVRRVESGAVRLWVGGACDDEETVARIDVV
- a CDS encoding ABC transporter substrate-binding protein, with protein sequence MNSRRLPLASAVTVLAVGALALSGCTADSSGTGDGGDTSMTLWHNSTTGPGVEFWEKTVADFEADNPGVTIEVQSIQNEDLDGKLQTALNSGDAPDIFLQRGGGKMAAMVKAGQLKDLTEAIDGPAADEIPDAAYSASSLDDKVYAMPVAVLPGGLFYSQDLFDQAGITENPTTLDELEEATEALKAAGIDPIALGAKDAWPAAHWYYWFALRECSSDTLATAADEMDFSDDCWIRAGEDLEAFAATEPFNAGFLTTTAQQGAGSSAGLIANHKAGMELMGAWNPGVIGSLTPDQKPLPDLSWFPFPEVEGGDGEPGSMMGGVDGYSCSVDAPDACVDFLNYLGTSDVQTEYYKAFNAPPVNTVAQEAVTEPYLQDILEAYNAAPYATQWLDTVYGQNVGNALNVAVVTMLSGQGTPEDIVKAVQDAAAKA